The Acidianus manzaensis genome has a window encoding:
- a CDS encoding MFS transporter — translation MNIKDIFKPLDESNFNIYHFRSLLITSLGMFTISYNTTFVSIELDTLSKIFHASGLLFVLLGTASLWTAIAGALIFGFISNFKGRKAVYGFECLFLAIGSLLGAFTTNAVELVITQMIFGIGIGGDFVLSPIVLGEFSEMRDRGKLLAFAVGVTGPIGSIASAGTTLLLTSLNVPADLSWRIILGLGAIIPGSVVYLRRKVPESPRYLARIKGDLKGLEEEIKRVTKKEVNIAGDIVDKTPVLFYFTKYAKYIFIAGILWFLDHMVNPGGVFELALVAYPIGIRNLALFSLLITIIASIPGGISNMLLVDRWGRKPLEALGFVGMGVALVLFFLLKGVLLKSPIALTPLLGAIILGGYHYFHNLGPANISAAGTFNVELTPTKIRGIASGITVAIDRTGALANSAIFPFLDSNFGLGVAVGIGGFLGILAAIITLLIVPETKGKSLEEASKEDQISALAKEEKEKTK, via the coding sequence ATGAATATAAAAGATATTTTCAAACCACTAGATGAATCTAATTTCAATATATATCACTTTAGAAGTTTACTAATAACTAGCTTAGGAATGTTTACTATAAGCTATAATACGACATTTGTATCAATAGAATTAGATACCTTATCTAAAATCTTTCATGCTTCTGGTTTACTATTCGTTTTATTAGGAACAGCATCATTGTGGACAGCTATTGCAGGAGCATTAATTTTTGGTTTCATTTCAAACTTTAAAGGAAGGAAAGCAGTGTATGGTTTTGAATGTCTCTTTCTTGCTATAGGTTCATTACTAGGAGCATTTACTACGAATGCAGTAGAATTAGTAATTACACAAATGATATTTGGTATAGGAATAGGAGGAGATTTCGTCCTTTCGCCAATAGTGTTGGGAGAATTTTCAGAAATGAGGGACAGAGGAAAACTATTAGCTTTTGCAGTAGGAGTTACTGGACCTATTGGAAGTATAGCAAGTGCAGGAACTACATTACTTTTAACGTCATTGAATGTACCTGCAGATTTGAGTTGGAGAATAATACTAGGCTTAGGCGCAATAATTCCAGGATCAGTCGTATATTTAAGGAGAAAAGTACCAGAATCTCCAAGATATTTAGCTAGGATAAAAGGGGATCTAAAAGGATTAGAAGAAGAAATTAAGAGAGTAACTAAAAAAGAGGTCAATATAGCTGGAGATATAGTAGATAAAACTCCAGTTCTTTTCTACTTTACGAAATATGCTAAGTACATATTCATAGCTGGAATATTATGGTTCTTAGATCACATGGTAAATCCAGGTGGAGTATTTGAACTAGCACTAGTAGCTTACCCTATAGGAATAAGGAATTTAGCATTGTTTAGCTTACTAATTACAATAATAGCATCAATACCAGGTGGAATCTCTAACATGCTATTAGTGGATAGATGGGGAAGAAAACCGTTGGAAGCATTAGGCTTTGTAGGAATGGGAGTAGCGTTAGTACTTTTCTTTTTACTAAAAGGCGTATTACTAAAATCTCCTATAGCTTTAACACCATTATTAGGTGCAATAATATTAGGCGGATATCATTATTTCCATAATCTAGGCCCAGCAAATATAAGTGCAGCAGGTACGTTTAACGTAGAATTAACTCCTACAAAGATAAGAGGTATAGCTTCTGGCATAACAGTTGCAATAGATAGAACAGGAGCATTAGCTAATTCAGCAATATTTCCATTCTTAGATTCAAATTTTGGTTTAGGAGTAGCTGTTGGTATAGGAGGATTTTTAGGAATACTAGCTGCAATAATAACTCTTCTAATTGTTCCAGAAACTAAAGGGAAATCGTTAGAAGAGGCAAGTAAAGAAGATCAAATATCTGCTTTAGCTAAAGAAGAAAAGGAAAAAACAAAATAA
- a CDS encoding xanthine dehydrogenase family protein molybdopterin-binding subunit: MIKEHERIITGHSTYIDDITPSNVAYLYVIRSRIARGIIKNISRPTKGLLSLTWDDVKAYIPARFFGGMERNSQIARMPVLAKDRVNFVGQPVLAVVAEDRYETEDIAEDVSIDYEELKPVVDVEDALNVEPIHPELKSNISVDQLLEGGDLRLKEKAEVVVRRKIKQSRVVSNPLEPKGFICWWEGDILNIYVSTQAPFGVRNDLREILGIPPEKIRVLSPPNVGGGFGNKSGGYAEYVLASLASLKLHRPIKWIETRSEILNNAQSLGRGEVSDMKLYATKQGEILGMEGTVIANIGAYDYGINYFASSFVARLSNGPYKVKFASIRAMSVFTNTPPMGFYRGAGRPEAALIHETLVEDLADELGMDPVEIRKKNLVDDSGYVTPLGLKFDPAGYHEVLNKAENYYRKMKEIHKDKGVSIIAFTEIVRASPGEGARAKIHGGKVYFYLGLGPHGQAYASSFKGVASQVLGIDEDKIEIITGSTDNVKEGIGSFGSRGGTVGSSAVIAAAEELLKKMNGKIDLSKEEEVEVFYKTDDIFAPGAHVAVVDVDKETGLFKVIEYYAVDDVGKTLNKEEVEGQIIGGALQGASQVMIESMKYDENGNPLFSSIADCGVLSATEAPRNIHVDTVEYPSGVLSHSRGVGEAGTTGALPAVFIALEKATKKKYSRLPVDPQIVLGI, translated from the coding sequence ATGATTAAAGAGCATGAAAGAATTATTACTGGTCATTCGACTTATATAGACGATATAACTCCAAGCAATGTAGCTTATTTATATGTTATAAGATCTAGGATCGCTAGAGGAATTATAAAAAATATTTCTAGACCAACTAAAGGACTTTTATCCTTAACTTGGGATGATGTAAAAGCATACATTCCAGCAAGATTTTTTGGAGGAATGGAAAGAAATTCTCAAATAGCGAGAATGCCAGTTTTAGCAAAAGATAGAGTAAATTTCGTTGGCCAACCAGTTTTAGCTGTTGTAGCTGAAGACAGATATGAAACTGAAGATATTGCAGAAGACGTATCCATTGATTATGAAGAACTAAAGCCAGTAGTAGATGTAGAAGATGCCTTAAATGTAGAACCAATACACCCAGAGTTAAAAAGTAACATTTCAGTAGATCAGCTACTGGAGGGAGGAGATTTAAGGTTAAAAGAAAAAGCTGAAGTCGTAGTTCGAAGGAAAATAAAACAAAGTAGAGTTGTTTCGAATCCACTAGAGCCTAAAGGATTTATATGCTGGTGGGAAGGAGATATTCTAAATATATATGTATCAACTCAAGCTCCTTTCGGAGTAAGAAATGATTTAAGGGAAATTCTAGGCATTCCTCCAGAAAAAATAAGAGTATTGTCTCCGCCAAATGTAGGTGGAGGATTTGGAAATAAAAGCGGAGGATATGCGGAGTATGTTTTAGCTTCTTTAGCTTCATTGAAACTTCATAGACCAATAAAATGGATAGAAACTAGGAGTGAGATCTTAAATAATGCTCAATCCTTGGGAAGGGGCGAAGTTTCAGATATGAAGCTTTATGCAACGAAGCAAGGGGAGATTCTTGGGATGGAAGGGACTGTAATAGCTAATATTGGTGCATATGATTATGGAATTAATTATTTTGCCTCATCTTTCGTTGCTAGATTAAGTAATGGTCCATATAAAGTAAAGTTTGCTTCGATTAGAGCTATGTCAGTCTTCACTAATACTCCTCCAATGGGATTTTATAGAGGAGCAGGAAGACCGGAAGCTGCGTTAATACATGAGACTTTAGTTGAAGATTTAGCTGATGAATTAGGTATGGATCCTGTAGAGATAAGAAAGAAAAATTTAGTAGATGATTCTGGATATGTAACTCCATTAGGATTGAAATTTGATCCCGCTGGTTATCATGAAGTTCTTAATAAAGCAGAAAATTATTACAGGAAAATGAAAGAGATTCATAAGGATAAAGGAGTATCAATAATAGCTTTTACAGAAATAGTAAGAGCTTCACCAGGTGAAGGAGCTAGAGCTAAGATTCATGGAGGAAAAGTATACTTTTATTTAGGTTTAGGTCCACATGGTCAAGCTTATGCTTCATCGTTTAAAGGAGTAGCATCGCAAGTTTTAGGTATTGATGAAGATAAGATTGAGATAATAACTGGAAGTACTGATAACGTTAAAGAGGGAATAGGGAGTTTTGGATCAAGAGGAGGTACTGTAGGTAGTTCTGCTGTTATTGCTGCTGCTGAAGAACTTTTAAAGAAAATGAATGGTAAAATTGATCTTTCAAAAGAAGAAGAAGTAGAAGTATTTTATAAGACTGATGATATTTTTGCACCTGGAGCTCATGTTGCTGTTGTAGACGTAGATAAGGAAACTGGATTATTCAAAGTTATCGAATATTATGCTGTTGACGATGTTGGAAAAACATTAAATAAGGAAGAAGTAGAAGGGCAAATAATAGGTGGAGCACTACAAGGGGCATCTCAAGTAATGATAGAATCTATGAAGTATGATGAAAATGGCAATCCATTATTTAGTTCTATAGCGGACTGTGGAGTTTTATCGGCTACTGAAGCTCCTAGAAATATTCATGTAGATACAGTGGAATATCCTTCTGGAGTTTTATCTCACAGTAGAGGTGTGGGAGAAGCAGGAACTACTGGTGCATTACCTGCAGTTTTCATAGCGCTAGAAAAAGCTACTAAGAAGAAATATAGCAGACTACCAGTAGATCCTCAAATTGTTTTAGGAATCTAA
- a CDS encoding APC family permease, producing the protein MSSKIFVRESSGLKKEVSLTDAIMLNMANMPAGVALFTSISPYIYPGALIWLAAIIGLILAIPQIIVYTFLGSKIARTGGDYVWISRIINGPLGGIMAFALMIESTAFFALTAFFFSSAVSSVFSTIGSLDGIPSLVSISSTLTSSIYSYVLGAGLFTFIVLINIFKSKWGFTLVSISGIIALISTALAMILIGINLPHFHTSISHFLTVEGITPPSHYSVAPFSIYATLGSLPLLAIFTYPWIQAVPAVGSELKKPAYLKYGIFIPVLATAFIVTLGFLLLYIGGGYSFTNYEFINNGFTYTFWTVALGLTSNQIIQWIIGIGLMFWEFAVLAYGVIFFARYIFAMAFDRIFPEIFTRLNRAGSPVYTHIFDLALTLTFLVLPVISISGATSLYGATVIGPIYFFTVSIAGFLYGYKNRDSFGKAIIPISAISAGYFVFLTYEAIINPAFDFTYPNGQPDPITLAFVIGSFIVGAIIYLVSKYINKRKGLEIDLAFKEIPPD; encoded by the coding sequence ATGTCAAGTAAGATTTTTGTAAGAGAATCCTCAGGTTTAAAAAAGGAAGTTTCTCTTACCGACGCGATAATGCTCAATATGGCTAACATGCCTGCTGGCGTTGCACTATTTACTTCAATATCACCATATATTTACCCTGGAGCATTAATTTGGCTAGCTGCTATAATTGGATTAATTTTAGCTATACCTCAGATCATAGTCTACACTTTTCTTGGCTCTAAAATTGCTAGAACCGGTGGAGATTACGTTTGGATTTCTAGAATTATTAATGGACCTTTAGGAGGAATTATGGCTTTCGCTTTAATGATAGAATCAACAGCGTTTTTTGCTTTGACAGCGTTTTTCTTTTCCTCTGCAGTAAGCAGTGTATTCTCTACAATAGGAAGCTTAGACGGAATTCCTTCTCTAGTATCTATTTCAAGTACTTTGACTTCATCCATCTATTCTTATGTTTTAGGAGCAGGTTTATTCACCTTTATCGTATTAATCAATATTTTCAAATCAAAATGGGGATTCACTTTAGTTTCGATATCAGGAATTATAGCATTAATAAGCACTGCATTAGCAATGATTTTAATTGGAATTAATTTACCACATTTCCACACTTCAATATCTCATTTCCTTACAGTAGAAGGAATAACTCCTCCTTCTCATTACTCTGTAGCACCTTTTAGTATTTACGCTACTTTAGGATCTTTACCACTTTTAGCTATATTTACTTATCCTTGGATTCAGGCCGTTCCTGCAGTTGGCTCAGAGTTAAAGAAGCCTGCTTACCTAAAATATGGAATATTTATTCCAGTATTAGCAACTGCCTTTATTGTTACACTAGGATTTTTACTTTTATACATAGGTGGAGGTTATTCGTTTACAAATTATGAATTCATAAATAATGGATTTACTTACACTTTTTGGACTGTTGCATTGGGTTTAACGTCTAATCAAATAATTCAATGGATAATAGGAATCGGATTAATGTTTTGGGAATTTGCAGTATTAGCTTATGGAGTAATATTTTTTGCCAGATACATCTTCGCGATGGCTTTTGATAGAATATTCCCAGAAATATTTACCAGGCTAAACAGAGCAGGATCTCCAGTTTACACTCACATCTTCGACTTAGCTTTAACTTTAACTTTCTTAGTTTTACCAGTTATCTCCATATCCGGAGCTACTTCTTTATACGGAGCTACAGTAATAGGTCCAATATACTTCTTCACAGTAAGCATTGCAGGATTTTTATATGGATATAAGAATCGTGATTCCTTCGGAAAAGCTATCATTCCAATTTCCGCAATATCAGCAGGATATTTCGTTTTTCTAACATATGAAGCTATAATAAATCCAGCGTTCGACTTCACTTATCCTAACGGACAGCCAGATCCAATAACTCTAGCTTTCGTAATAGGATCATTCATAGTTGGAGCAATAATATATTTAGTATCTAAGTATATAAATAAAAGGAAAGGATTAGAAATTGACTTAGCATTCAAAGAAATTCCACCAGATTAA
- a CDS encoding ABC transporter permease, producing MNNELKLLIISNFKFYYRSKRFQILLPLSLAISYINAILVLLRILHKPADPYTFLDATLSYYLPLFIVIAGLFGGDLISKDFSREGLFTLSQPMKRDLIFTARFLSALISSIIAVIVFLLGVISSTYILYGYLVGNFGLIIAFSILGMTSLLAFTSLFSTLSKNPSVSITISILILLIIFPIIEDIMTNLQLEPWFLIIYGLTVIANVAEPHYPPHIIQIVSSNGIEKSYNVTIAESIAILVGYLIFSLIISMIIYRIRQLAEV from the coding sequence ATGAATAATGAGCTTAAATTACTAATTATTTCTAATTTTAAATTTTATTATAGATCCAAAAGATTTCAAATACTATTACCGTTATCTTTGGCTATATCTTATATAAATGCAATATTAGTACTTTTACGTATATTACATAAACCTGCTGATCCTTATACGTTTTTAGATGCTACTTTGTCCTACTATCTTCCTTTATTTATAGTTATAGCAGGATTATTTGGAGGGGACTTAATAAGTAAAGATTTTAGTAGAGAAGGATTATTTACTTTATCGCAACCAATGAAGAGAGATTTAATTTTCACAGCAAGATTTCTTTCAGCGTTAATTTCATCAATAATTGCAGTAATAGTATTTCTCCTTGGAGTAATATCTTCCACATATATTTTATATGGATATCTCGTGGGTAATTTTGGATTAATTATTGCATTCTCTATATTAGGAATGACATCATTACTTGCATTCACTTCGCTTTTTAGTACACTAAGCAAAAATCCTTCTGTTTCTATAACTATTTCTATATTGATATTATTGATAATATTTCCTATAATAGAAGATATAATGACAAATTTACAATTAGAACCTTGGTTCTTAATTATTTATGGTTTAACAGTAATTGCAAATGTGGCTGAACCACATTATCCCCCACATATTATTCAGATAGTTTCCTCAAATGGAATAGAAAAATCATATAATGTTACTATAGCTGAAAGCATTGCAATATTAGTAGGATATTTAATTTTTAGTTTAATAATATCTATGATAATCTATAGAATACGCCAATTAGCTGAAGTTTAA
- a CDS encoding S53 family peptidase: MEKRVIVIIISLILVLPITNIISTTSGFSQPYYLQYNSPYYSLISQSEYIEPLNASQTIEFAVILNFTNYTSLLQNTQLIVNHVAPFMSPAQFRQYYYPSSSYINSVISYMESYGISFVRSYGLILIFKGTVADIENALNTYINIYYYPTGEIFWYDEPGLLTFLPFYYYANNVTPSVPYNIGKHILGIIGIDSLDPAISPMLYQSNFQLVQKNPLISSVTVTPSIIANYFNFTKLYKNGQLGQGAKIGIIGEPESYVNVSDIYQFWNKYSIVPRTGSLNIISFGNNVSEGESAENVMDSEWSGVLAPAADIYLVFSNGYVGGNSMIGNLLNYYYEFYYMINYINPNVMSVSVEAPESLLGAYDPVMLYAINNLMIQASDQGISVLAASGDWGYDTDFPPIDDLTLYQNTLWYPASDPLVTAVGGIFVNVSATGQVINVSGWDYSTGGYSEVFYYQPYEWNSLIPGTLTFMRQYPDIAFVSDAGYNITEYGSGLPMIFNGTLEYWFGTSGGPPMTAAMIALTGHRFGSLNYILYYISYSGEIQLDGVTLQGLPPWIPITSGYNPFPAMYGWNYVTGIGTYNAYAMVYDLDLIYNTIYG, translated from the coding sequence ATGGAAAAAAGAGTTATTGTAATAATAATATCTTTAATTTTAGTTTTACCGATAACGAACATAATCTCAACTACCTCTGGATTCTCACAGCCATATTACCTTCAATATAATTCACCATATTATTCACTAATTTCTCAATCAGAATACATAGAACCTCTAAATGCTTCTCAAACTATTGAATTTGCTGTAATTCTAAACTTTACTAATTATACATCTCTATTACAAAATACTCAATTAATAGTGAACCATGTAGCTCCTTTTATGTCTCCAGCTCAATTTAGACAGTACTATTACCCATCTTCATCATATATAAATTCAGTAATTTCATACATGGAATCCTATGGGATCTCGTTCGTAAGAAGTTATGGTCTAATTTTAATTTTCAAAGGAACAGTAGCAGATATAGAAAATGCATTAAATACCTATATTAATATCTATTATTATCCTACTGGAGAGATTTTCTGGTATGATGAACCTGGACTGCTAACATTTCTTCCATTCTACTATTACGCTAATAATGTAACACCTTCAGTTCCCTATAATATAGGTAAACATATTTTAGGAATTATAGGAATTGACAGTCTTGATCCAGCAATATCTCCAATGTTATATCAAAGTAATTTCCAATTAGTACAAAAAAATCCACTAATCTCAAGTGTGACTGTAACGCCATCTATTATAGCTAACTACTTTAATTTTACAAAGTTATACAAAAATGGGCAGTTAGGTCAAGGAGCTAAAATAGGTATAATAGGAGAGCCAGAAAGCTATGTAAATGTTTCAGATATATATCAATTCTGGAACAAGTACAGTATCGTACCAAGAACAGGAAGTTTAAATATAATAAGTTTTGGTAATAACGTAAGTGAAGGAGAAAGCGCTGAAAATGTAATGGATTCTGAATGGTCTGGAGTCTTAGCACCTGCTGCTGACATATACTTAGTGTTTAGTAATGGATATGTAGGAGGAAATTCAATGATTGGTAATTTACTTAATTATTATTATGAATTCTATTACATGATAAATTACATTAATCCAAATGTTATGTCAGTATCAGTTGAAGCTCCAGAATCATTGCTAGGAGCTTATGATCCAGTAATGTTATACGCTATAAATAACTTAATGATTCAAGCTTCTGATCAAGGAATATCAGTATTGGCAGCTTCCGGAGATTGGGGCTATGATACTGATTTTCCACCTATAGATGATTTAACATTATATCAAAATACTCTCTGGTATCCAGCTAGTGATCCACTAGTAACTGCTGTAGGAGGCATTTTTGTTAATGTTAGCGCTACTGGACAAGTTATAAACGTAAGTGGCTGGGATTATAGTACTGGAGGATATAGTGAAGTTTTCTATTATCAACCTTATGAATGGAACTCGCTGATTCCAGGTACTCTAACTTTCATGAGACAGTATCCCGATATAGCCTTCGTCTCTGATGCAGGATATAATATTACTGAATATGGTTCTGGTCTACCTATGATATTTAATGGAACTTTAGAATATTGGTTTGGTACTAGTGGTGGTCCACCAATGACAGCAGCAATGATTGCTTTAACTGGACATAGATTCGGTTCGCTAAATTATATATTGTACTACATATCATATAGTGGCGAAATACAATTAGATGGCGTTACACTACAAGGATTACCCCCATGGATTCCAATAACTTCTGGATATAATCCATTCCCTGCAATGTATGGATGGAATTACGTAACTGGAATAGGAACTTATAACGCATATGCAATGGTATATGACTTAGATTTAATATATAATACAATATACGGATAA
- a CDS encoding ABC transporter ATP-binding protein: MSVEVSNISKYFGKFIALDSISFNISNNGCYGILGPNGAGKTTLFKIMSTLIKPSSGTVKINGYDIFESREKALKDTAFLVGTPEPYDYLTVKEFIEFAAKLRGKDVNVNELKDELDLPDLRARCGILSKGQKRRVYLAALLAQDPKIMILDEPTDGLDPIEIYVIKNIIKKIKKDKIIILSSHILSEVQELCDYIMVVKKRLLWKGDKNSLMNMFTNKTLRVEFLYPVDIVEVKSLINTLAYQIRQIEDSNRTFVIEYSGDDNDRKKILEKLVNLGIKNFGDNTSSLEESYIRLLDKFSKVYSYE, encoded by the coding sequence ATGAGTGTTGAAGTTTCAAATATTTCGAAGTACTTTGGTAAGTTTATTGCGCTAGATAGCATTTCTTTCAATATCTCAAATAATGGGTGCTATGGCATACTTGGACCCAATGGCGCTGGCAAGACCACTCTTTTTAAGATCATGTCTACCCTTATAAAACCATCTAGTGGTACTGTTAAGATTAATGGTTATGATATTTTCGAAAGTCGAGAAAAGGCTTTAAAGGATACTGCTTTTCTAGTTGGAACTCCTGAACCATATGATTATCTAACTGTTAAAGAATTTATAGAATTTGCTGCTAAATTAAGAGGAAAAGATGTTAATGTAAATGAATTGAAAGACGAATTAGATTTACCTGATTTAAGAGCTAGATGCGGAATCTTATCAAAAGGACAAAAGAGGAGAGTGTATTTAGCAGCTCTGCTAGCACAGGATCCTAAAATAATGATTTTAGATGAACCTACTGATGGTTTAGATCCTATAGAAATATATGTAATTAAGAATATCATAAAAAAAATTAAGAAGGATAAGATAATAATTTTGTCCTCACATATTTTATCCGAGGTTCAAGAGTTATGCGACTATATAATGGTAGTGAAGAAACGACTTCTATGGAAGGGAGATAAGAATAGTCTAATGAATATGTTCACTAACAAGACATTGAGAGTAGAATTCCTTTATCCAGTTGATATAGTAGAAGTTAAAAGTTTAATTAATACTTTAGCGTATCAAATTAGGCAGATTGAAGATAGCAATAGAACTTTTGTTATAGAGTATTCAGGTGATGATAATGATAGAAAGAAAATTTTAGAAAAATTGGTAAATTTAGGCATTAAAAATTTCGGCGATAACACTAGTAGTCTAGAAGAAAGTTATATTAGATTATTAGATAAATTTAGTAAGGTGTATAGTTATGAATAA
- a CDS encoding nucleotidyltransferase domain-containing protein, with translation MSSWVKDKFAHLRRWKEYATMIFKSAKEINPNVKVLVFGGVAENRITVLSDIDILVIFPGTLSSKERLELKVKIMENVMDKYGLPFDAPVEIHVVDEEKAKEYFKHAKNVIEIN, from the coding sequence GTGTCAAGCTGGGTAAAGGATAAATTTGCGCATTTACGTAGATGGAAAGAATACGCTACAATGATTTTTAAGTCAGCTAAAGAAATTAATCCTAACGTTAAAGTATTAGTTTTTGGTGGTGTAGCAGAAAATAGGATAACTGTTTTAAGCGATATCGATATTCTAGTTATTTTCCCTGGAACTCTGTCTAGTAAGGAGCGTTTAGAATTAAAGGTGAAAATTATGGAAAACGTAATGGATAAATATGGTTTACCTTTTGATGCTCCAGTGGAAATTCATGTAGTTGATGAGGAGAAGGCTAAGGAATATTTCAAGCATGCAAAAAATGTTATTGAAATAAATTAA
- a CDS encoding Holliday junction resolvase-like protein: MDYGILLFIFIIFIAIIIGIIFYYSRKISLLNRKIQEEYSRAQQQAQLSFNSWVQQYSQQLRTQMEQTIKQQYENILNQWKMQTEEQIRRDAIERSINTILGKVGEEFSPVFLAEKYNVNLKDFRHLGSPVDFIAFKGLSDEADPEIIFIEIKSGKSTRLTDRERKIQDAIKAGKVKYEVVNINDLIGEVKEKILKE; this comes from the coding sequence ATGGATTATGGAATACTTTTGTTCATTTTTATTATTTTTATTGCAATCATAATAGGGATTATCTTTTATTATTCTAGAAAAATTTCTCTATTAAATAGAAAGATTCAAGAAGAGTATTCTCGAGCACAACAACAAGCTCAATTATCATTCAATTCTTGGGTTCAACAATACTCTCAACAATTAAGAACGCAAATGGAACAAACAATAAAGCAACAGTACGAAAATATTCTAAACCAGTGGAAAATGCAAACTGAAGAACAGATAAGGAGAGATGCTATTGAAAGATCAATAAACACGATACTAGGTAAAGTAGGAGAAGAGTTTTCTCCCGTTTTTCTAGCAGAAAAGTATAATGTTAATTTGAAAGATTTTAGGCATTTAGGATCACCAGTAGATTTTATAGCATTTAAAGGTCTTTCTGATGAAGCAGATCCAGAAATAATATTTATCGAAATAAAAAGTGGAAAATCTACTAGGTTAACTGATAGAGAAAGAAAAATTCAAGATGCAATAAAAGCTGGAAAAGTTAAGTATGAAGTAGTTAATATTAATGATTTAATTGGTGAAGTAAAAGAGAAAATATTAAAAGAATAA
- a CDS encoding HEPN domain-containing protein, translating into MSRIKVQRQKRRALDFLADAKIDLSRGSYDIAIFNAEEALQLYLEAVIFELFGAEFRSHYVRALLSRLSQLLKNNNFEELSRRIDNISIEYRSLLISLEDSYTEINGDMDYDELQAKESIDIVEKIINELENISSSVKLGKG; encoded by the coding sequence ATGAGTAGAATAAAAGTTCAAAGACAAAAGAGGAGAGCGCTAGATTTTCTAGCTGATGCTAAGATAGATCTTAGCAGGGGCTCATATGATATAGCAATTTTCAATGCTGAAGAAGCGCTTCAGCTTTATTTGGAAGCTGTAATTTTTGAGTTATTTGGAGCTGAATTTAGATCTCATTATGTTAGAGCGTTATTATCTCGATTATCACAATTGCTAAAAAATAATAATTTTGAAGAATTATCTAGAAGAATTGATAATATTTCTATAGAATATAGAAGTTTGTTAATTAGTCTTGAAGATTCATATACTGAAATTAATGGAGATATGGATTATGATGAACTTCAAGCTAAGGAATCTATAGATATTGTAGAAAAGATTATAAATGAATTAGAAAATATTTCGAGCAGTGTCAAGCTGGGTAAAGGATAA
- a CDS encoding GNAT family N-acetyltransferase yields the protein MLEVKIRRALPEDVEKIFELYNSLSEDDLYLRYFHYYKPTLDEMKTLVKQSDHITLVAESDGKIIGEGTLYNDGEFSLVVAQEFRKQGVGTEIVKALIEEAKNKKLKNVRFYTLPENEPMIRIGKKLNFKLSIDEDEVYGELKLS from the coding sequence ATGTTAGAAGTTAAAATTAGAAGAGCCTTACCAGAAGATGTAGAGAAGATCTTTGAATTATATAATTCATTATCTGAAGACGATCTATATTTAAGATATTTTCATTATTATAAACCAACATTAGATGAAATGAAGACATTAGTTAAACAGAGCGATCATATTACACTAGTTGCTGAAAGTGATGGAAAAATAATTGGAGAAGGAACATTATATAATGATGGTGAATTTTCGCTAGTAGTTGCTCAAGAATTTAGAAAGCAAGGAGTTGGCACTGAAATTGTGAAAGCTCTTATTGAAGAAGCTAAAAATAAAAAATTGAAGAATGTTCGATTTTACACTTTACCCGAAAATGAACCAATGATAAGAATAGGCAAAAAGTTAAATTTCAAATTAAGCATAGATGAAGATGAAGTTTATGGAGAACTAAAACTTAGCTAA